In Pirellula sp. SH-Sr6A, the DNA window AATGCGATGTATTGCCGCATGATCGCGGCTTTGGCCTTGGAGATCGCGATTTCCGACAAATCCAAAGTGAGCAAATCCGACGGGATTGTTCAGATGGTCGATGGCGAGGATGAGCTCGTTCGCGTTGAAAAATGGTTTCGAGAGAACGCACGTATCCCAAATATGAACGGGACAGGCTGCCAGCGAATGAATGGAGGCGTGATGCAACCCCCAAAGCTTGGCTAATACGGGAGTGTCTGTATTGAGAAACGCCCTAATCGACCACACACATCACCCCAAAACTGCCGGAACGCGGAAACATTCGTCGTCGGCGGAGGGGGCATTTTGAAGCGCTTCGGCTCTTGTCACCGAAGGCTTCGGCCTGTCAGCAGCTAAAATATTCGCTAGCTCAATGGCGTGGACCATCGGATCGACGCCATCGGTATTGGCAGCGGCAAGCTCATCGACGAGCGTGACAACTTTGGAAAGTTGAGCTGTGATTTCAGCCAATTCGGCTTCGTTGAATTCCAGTCGTGCCAGGTTGGCGACTCGGCGTACATCATCGATTGTCAGAGACATCTGTCACCTTGCTTCGAATCTTGCCCAGATTGGGAGGGATTGCGGGTTCGATAGTATACACAATACCACCTAGCACCATAAAAAAACCTGCTAACGCGTCGGCGGAGCAGGTTTTGATTCGATTCTTTGCCAGCTATTTTGTCGTCGCTTGCATTCTAAGATCGCTTTTCGCCCAAGGTCGATGTCCTCGGCGGGGAGCGATTCCTCTGATTGGAGAGATAGGACAGGCTGCGGAATGCCGCAGGTTGTTCAGCTCGAACCCAATCGGAGGCGAATAGCTGGAGAGCGAGAGCTAGCTAGGCAGCGAAAACGGCTTGTTGCGAACCGCTTTGCGAATGCGTCCGCTGCGGATGCATTGAACGCACACACGCATGGTGCGGATTTCGCCGCTCGGGAGCGAAGCCTTGACGTTTTGAAGGTTGGGGGTGAAGCGACGCTTGGTGATCCCGGTGATCTTGGTACCGACACCGCCCAAGTACTTTGCTTTACCGCGTGTTTCTACTTGGTTGCCAACCGAAGCTGACTTGCCGCAAACCTCACAGGCCTTGGACATGATCCACCTAAAATTCAACGAAAAATACAAAAAGGTTCGAACCGAGGATTCCAAAGCATTATCGGCAAAGGGATCGGTCCATCCACAGGGGAAGCGGAGTATATCGAGGAAGCCTCGGGTGGCAATGTCAAATTTGGACGGCCCTGCCCCGATTGATGAAAAAACGCTGGGAAATTACACTGATAGACCGATCGGTTGGGGTCGCACAGAGCGGTCTTCCGGCGGACTTATCTCCTTCTGCGCCCCAGGATTGGCATGACCCTCCAAAAGTTTACACGGGAATTTGCAAGCGTCACGGAAGCTGCCGGCAACCTGGCGTGTGCGGTCAAAGCAGATGCGATCCTCTTTCTGCTCGATGCGGCGACCGACTGGGAACGACTGCGGGAATTGGTCCCGCCCGAAATCAAACGTGTTCTCGTAGCCACCGATCGCGAAGAGGATTTGGCCGGTGCCGACAAATTCGGACTGATCCCCCTGGTCCTAAACAAAGAAGACTCCCCGCTTCTCGAACGACTCCAACATGCGTTGATCGAAGCCGTCGCCGACGAGCTACTCGCCAGCCACTGCGACGTGATCGCCGTTTACTGCGCCTTTGAAGTCAACCGCGTCGACTCCATCTCGATCATCCGCCTCGACGAACGAATGCGTCGCTTCACCAGCCGCGATTTGCAGCGTCTCGAAAGCTCCGTCCCCCTGAACAACCTCAAGATCGTGATCGACTTAGCCGTCGCCATCGGACGAGAGGGACGGGAAGGGAACAAGGTCGGGACGATGTTCATCGTGGGCGACACGCGCAAAGTGCTCCAGCATTGCAAAGATAGCGGTTTCGATCCCCTCAAGGGCTATAGCCGCAAATCGAGAAACCTTCACGACCCTCGCGTGCGGGAAGATATCAAAGAGATCGCCCAGATGGACGGCGCATTCGTTGTCTCTCCCGATGCGGTGGTCGAACGCTCCCGCCAAATCGTCGAGGTGCTGCACGAAAACCTCCAACTCTCAAAAGGACTCGGTTCCCGGCATTGGGCTGGTGCAGCGATCTCTCAACGGACCAAAGCGATCGCGATTGTGGTAAGCCAGTCGAGCGGCACCGTGCGCGTCTTCCAAAATGGAGCGCTCGTCCTACGTATCGAACCAATGGACCAAGCCGTGAAATGGCAAGAGTTCAATTACGAGTCGCCGGCTATCGAAGGTGACGATTGAGCGACGCCCCCCATCCCAGCGAGTTGGGGCTTGAACACCCCTCACCACCGCGAAAGAGCCCGAGCAACTCAACCTCTGTCGTCGTGGTTACAGGATCCTCATCCGGCATCGGTCAGGCGACGGCGATCGCATTCTCTCAAACATCGGCGCACGTCGTTGTTCACGGCCGTTCAAACGGGTCGGGAGCCCAGCAAACGGCGCATGCCATTCGATTGCCAACCGGCTCCAACTGCAAAGTCGTCATGGCAGACTTGTGCATCGAGGCATCTCGACAGGCATTCGTGGACGCTGCCTTCGGTTGGCACGGCTATGTCGACGCTTGGATCCATTGCGCTGGTGCTGACGTACTAACCGGAGAAGGCCGAGAGAAGGGGTTTGCTCAGAAACTGGAGCAACTTTGGAAAACAGACGTGGAATCGACGATCCATCTCAGTCGACAGGTCGGTGCTCGGATGGCAAGCCAACCTGAACGACCTTGTACTCCCTCGATCATTCATATCGGCTGGGACCAAGCGTCGAAGGGATTTGAAGGGGATAGCGGCCAATACTTCTGCGCCATCAAGGCGGCGGTGGAAGCTTTTTCGAAATCCCTAGCTCTCTCCTTAGCCCCTCGCGTTCGCGTGAACTGTGTAGCACCCGGTTGGATTCGGACCGAATGGGGATCGCAAACGGAAACAGGTTGGAACGAGCGCGCGATCGGAGAATCGCAACTGGCGCGCTGGGGGACGCCCCAAGATGTAGCCGATGCGATCGTCGCCCTCTGCAGCCCAGCCTTTCGCTTCGTGAACGGTCAGACCGTCGCGGTAAACGGCGGATGGAAAAGCATGCTCATTGCGCCTCGTTGCACCGACAGCGCGTCTCCTTAGATCGCTTCTAGAATCCACCCTCGGTGGGATGTAAACGCCCACGGAGACTGTAAGACGCTTTTTTTACCTGCTAAGCCCCGCTTGGACGCGACCGCAGTTGACATCACCTCCGCCGATT includes these proteins:
- the rpmB gene encoding 50S ribosomal protein L28, encoding MSKACEVCGKSASVGNQVETRGKAKYLGGVGTKITGITKRRFTPNLQNVKASLPSGEIRTMRVCVQCIRSGRIRKAVRNKPFSLPS
- the gatC gene encoding Asp-tRNA(Asn)/Glu-tRNA(Gln) amidotransferase subunit GatC, encoding MSLTIDDVRRVANLARLEFNEAELAEITAQLSKVVTLVDELAAANTDGVDPMVHAIELANILAADRPKPSVTRAEALQNAPSADDECFRVPAVLG
- a CDS encoding SDR family NAD(P)-dependent oxidoreductase, whose translation is MSDAPHPSELGLEHPSPPRKSPSNSTSVVVVTGSSSGIGQATAIAFSQTSAHVVVHGRSNGSGAQQTAHAIRLPTGSNCKVVMADLCIEASRQAFVDAAFGWHGYVDAWIHCAGADVLTGEGREKGFAQKLEQLWKTDVESTIHLSRQVGARMASQPERPCTPSIIHIGWDQASKGFEGDSGQYFCAIKAAVEAFSKSLALSLAPRVRVNCVAPGWIRTEWGSQTETGWNERAIGESQLARWGTPQDVADAIVALCSPAFRFVNGQTVAVNGGWKSMLIAPRCTDSASP
- a CDS encoding DNA integrity scanning protein DisA nucleotide-binding domain protein is translated as MTLQKFTREFASVTEAAGNLACAVKADAILFLLDAATDWERLRELVPPEIKRVLVATDREEDLAGADKFGLIPLVLNKEDSPLLERLQHALIEAVADELLASHCDVIAVYCAFEVNRVDSISIIRLDERMRRFTSRDLQRLESSVPLNNLKIVIDLAVAIGREGREGNKVGTMFIVGDTRKVLQHCKDSGFDPLKGYSRKSRNLHDPRVREDIKEIAQMDGAFVVSPDAVVERSRQIVEVLHENLQLSKGLGSRHWAGAAISQRTKAIAIVVSQSSGTVRVFQNGALVLRIEPMDQAVKWQEFNYESPAIEGDD